CTGCATCCAACCTCAGATCTACTCTTCTGGTAAGTTTTCCATCCATCTCCAGCCTCCTCTTCACTTTTATTCTCATCTTTGCAGTATTTCTGCCAATTCTCCTgactttttcttccttttttacGAATTTTCATGGGGAAAATTTAGATTCGCTATTATTTTGATATTGATTTTCTATTTCTGCAGCTTAAAGTAGTTTTGTCCTTTTTCACTGCTTCATCACTGTTTTTATGATTTGACTAAAACAGTTTTGTTTCTCCCTGTTCTTCTGGGGTTGAAAAATActaaaaatatgtttttttgatgaaaaatcGGACGGTTGAGGGTGAAGGAAGTGTAGATCTAACGGTTACCGTGATTCGCGTGCAGGTTTAATTTTTCGCACTGTAGCGTACTGAAGAAATGGAAATATTAGCTAGTAGTTTTGACGAAACGATGACGTTTAACGTCGTTAATCCGGGTGTGCTAACGTGCGCCGGGGAAGCAGTGGTTTTATTAGCTGCAGCTGTTGTCTCGGCTTTGGTCAAAACTTCCCTCGTTGTTCTCACGCAGGTAAATTACACTGCGTTGACTTTGTtaatctgttttttttttttaattttcttttgggCGATTTTTAAAGTgctgttttattttattttgttttttgtaGTTTAGCAGCTTTATCTCTGCAGCAAGTATTTtgctccaaaaaagaaaagaaaagaaaaggaaaaagatctGCTGCAcgtggaaattttttttagttggGAATTTACTTTGTGAATTCTTTagtgttttcctttttcttagaatAAAATTAGATCTTTTTGAtatccttgtttttttttataatatctTATTgcttcaattcttttttttgttttagttgtGGGTATTTTAGTCTAGACGGCAGACTTTTCCACTATTAAGGCTTATGACTTTTGTCATGGTAAACTTCGaaggttttttgtttttcctcaattttttgtcctttttgtGGGAGGAATAGCCCATTAATCTTTTTGTGTATAACGTATAGCCCTTGTTGTTTTGATCCGATAAAAATTTGTTTTCGTTTTTTTGTCTGAAGGTGCAAATTTTTAATAGGCTACGAGTTAACATGAAACAaatctttttttccctttatttttaACATTTTGGCTTCAAATGGTGACAAAACAATAGTAAAAGATAAAGGGAATTTACTCTACGAGGACATTCTTGTGATGTTATCAAAGAAAGGATATGTAGTCCAGCTTTTTGAGATTTTAGAATGAGATTCTCAAATGTGAggcaacaatttttttttttaatttcggTTTCAATTGAAATGGGGCATATGGAAATAAATATGATTTATGTTGTGTTAATGGTTAGACCAAAGATGGTTGGGAGCTTGGAGTATTGGACAATGGTGTTGTGATACTCCCTAGTAGGCCCTATTCGTTTTGCTTATGAAACAATCTTGTTTTGTCGTTTCTTTTATACTAGAACGAGTCAAAAGTAGTTTTAGTGGGTGCCAAGACATGGAATATTCTCCTTGTTGGTGAAAGTTAAAAATACCACAGTACACTTCCCACGTGTTCAGCAATAAAGGTGTTGCAAGGTTTAAGCTGATTTCTTGGTGGGAGAAGGGTGGTTGAGAATTTAACTGCTGTGTTTGTTGATGAATCTACCCATTTGAATTGGAGGGTATATTTTGTATCTTTGCTTCTTACGATCGAGACTTGATCCGATGTAAGTCAaccatgtttggaaatttatCGTTGTATTGATCTGTTTAACAGGAGTACCTCAATCTGCTAAGAAACAAGCCCAAAATGAGAGGAGACACTGAAACCTACTGCCCATGCAAGCAACTTGATGCAGAGGGGGGCGATGGTGAGGATGACGAcgatgatgatgaggatgacGGTGAAGGTGAGGAGGACTTGTCGTCTGAAGATGGGGATGATTTTGGCAGCAACCCCAACAATAACAAGAGCAATCCTAAGAAGGGTCCAGGTGCAGGAGGAGGATCAGGTGGGGCGGAAGAGAAtggtgaggatgatgatgatgatgacgacGATGATGGCGAAGATGACCAAGATGAAGACGACGACGATGACGACGACGGTggtgatgaagaagaagatggtggTGAAGAAGGTGAAGAGGAAGTTGTCGAGGAAGAGGACGAGGAAGAGGAAGACGATGAAGAGGAAGAAGCTCTGCAGCCcccaaagaagagaaagaagtGAATCTGAAGAAAGAATAATCCATTCTCCTTGTATCCATATGTGACTTATTTGCCAACTCCTCGGCTCATACTGGGAGGACCAGGTCTATCTAGGATAAATGTTATCTTGCAATTAAATTTCCATAGAACGGTTAGAGTACTTTGTATGACTGCAACTGTGGCAAATTTGAAGAGAGTGCATAAATTTGGCAGTTTAACAGTTGAccgatttaaaaaaaaacaataaacgtCCAAGGTCAATTGCTAATGTTTCAACCTACTTATTTATAGTTGGCCTCATAGCTCAATCAAGTATTGGAACCAATTCAAACCTAAGAAAAACTTGAATGTTCACAAATAGTGACATGAAACTCACTTAAATCGCTCACTAAATATGCAAAAGCAAAGCAGCAAATCGACGGAAGAGATAGCCGCGCATTTGGTTCTTAAACCAGGACAAAAGGAGCCTAGAGAAAAATTAACTTCAGGTTTCCCATCCAAGTCCATTGCTGTAATCTTAATTGGAAATCACCTACTTCTTAGAGTAAATGtgcaccccccccccccctttctttcttccaacaaccAAAAACACCAATAAAAAACCACCAAAAAGCTGTGTCTGCCAAGGATCCCTGATTAGATTAACTAAAAGTGGGAAAAAATATTCTTTACACATTCTTTCAATCCAGCACAGCAGGAGTTTCATATGCACAATTCTGCTTTACACAAGGCAACCAAGTCACAAAATAATATACACATTGTATGGTGGTTTTTGACTCCATAAACAAGCAACAACTGATAAACATTGGTAACACAGCAAAGATTGGACATAGCCAGGCAACTGAAAACACACTCCATATAGCCAACTCATTTATTTATGTATTACTTCCACTTGGTTTGGCATCCTTTTGCCACAAAACATCATCTACAAAATGCAAAAGCAGCATCttataattaaaattttgcAGCAGCTCTCCTACAGCCATTACTTTATCAAGGACACAGATAGAGCAATGGATCACATTAAATCACCCCTCACACCCCTACTATCATCTACAGATTGAACATTTAAGTAGCTATTATCCTTTCTTGTTGACGGACTTGCCTTGCACTAAAGTTAACTTAGacaaattaaaggaaaaataaatatttaagaaAAACGACAAAACTAAAACATAATAGGAAATAAAAAGGTAATAAAAAATGTATCTTATGAAAAAGAATGACTGCACCCAACACTTGCCATGaatcataataaaaaattataccaaCAGGGAAAACAAATTCTTGCTTCAACTTAACCACCTAAAAGGAAATTCCAATGGTGCAGAGTACCTTGGGGAAATTCAGCAAATAGCACAAAAGTCTTGAGAACATGTACATCAGAAGATGTACATAAAAAGCCCTTCTTTCTAAGAGAAGATAAGATATTTCTTATcatcaaaaaagaaaacaaaaatacaattctGTTTCCAAGCAAaactatatataaaataaaataataagtggGGATGATGCGGCACCTAATTGAGAAGATATCCTAAAATAAGAGTAACCAACCCAAATTCAAAGTAATAAATCCAGCCAGGTGCCTATGCTGAAGTCAACTGAGTAATGTTCCgtgaattaaagaaaaatttctaTATAAGATATGAAAGGCCTGCCTGGAATGGTTATGAGGGTGCAAGCACAAACGGCTTACTCTAAACAGTTTAAAAGCACCTAATTTAAGCTATTCTAAGCTAAAAGCTTTTTGAGATATTCTAGACCATCTTTCACTTCGCTTTTAGCctattttaaaatgaaaaaaaaagagttgatTTTGAGGAAGTAGCCCTTTGATGCTTCTGATAAGCTTTACCTTTTCAAAGAAGTTAAAACAAAGACACACTATCTAATTTCAACCAATTTTAATATAGAGTTTCAAAAAGCAAAAGCTATTGAGACCAAATCATATGTTAAAAAGAAATTTGACCATATTTTTAGCCGAACATACTAACAGTAGAAGATACTTTTGGTGCTTCAGCAGGTTGTTAATTTCCCCAAAACAGCTGCAAAAAGAACTGAGACACTGACAGATGCTTGGCACAAACCTAATCAAAATCTGAAGATTTAATTCTGCTTTCGCCAAGTTCACCTCAAGGATAATTTACTAAATTAGCTAAATGAGCCAAGCTCAAGTACACCAATACTCGGCTGATGAGCTCATTGAGCTTAATCAAGCATGGAATATATTCAATTTTTATTCCCTATATTTTAATCTAATGTGGGTAGTTACCACATAACCAATGTAAGAGAAGATATTTACACTTAGCTAGAACCAGCTTGAGTGCTATCAAACATGTGAATTGAGCATGAGCTCTTTCTTAGCTCAACCCAATCAAATTAGAGAGCTTAATCTTTAGCCAGTTCAAGCTCAATAAGCCAGATACTGGATTTGACACCATCTTACTTCTGTTTTCCAAATTGAACTACTACTGAAACAGAAAGTTTGTAACGATGCTAATAAAACAAAGGTTTGTAGAGTAAAATCAGAACCTAACACATATATGAAAACTCGGTCgaaaaaccaacaaaaaaattaacaaaaagaaaaggaaaaacagaataaaaatattgagaatatgagaaaaatcaaagaaaaaagtAATGATAAACTGCCAAAAATAATTGAAATAGAAAATAGCAAAAATTACCACAAGAGAAAAGTTAAAAGATCATTGAAATCCCACAAAGATGTATCAAAACTTTTTGTCATGTAGCGAAAAACCAATAACAAGTCCCTTAGAAGTTTTGCCAAGTGATCCAATTTATGGGTTTCAGAAAGTAGCAAAACGTAAAGGGcatgattttcttttcatttctgcAAACCACTTAGACATCTCCAAGAGCATCGTCTTTCTCGTCAATGGCAAGTTGTAATTTATCTGCAACATGGAGACAAAGTTTGTAACAACAGAAAACAACATAAAGTAAAAACTACTCACCTCCAAAAACAGCAATTCCAAAATAATCAGTACAAACTAGCATCAAAcaattaaataccaaaaataccATGTAGTAAACTAGCAAAGAACTCCACAATATGTAAAACACAATAATTAAGGTATCTGTGATAGTTGTCTATTAACTGAGAAATACAATTTCTTTTACAAAAAATTGTAAGCTCCAAATTTTCTTGTTGAGTGCTCAAGAAAGCAGCTGGCTTGTAGCAACTGAGTGCAAACACAATCATATAGTGTATATTTCTTTGAAACACAGAACAGCAGGAAAATCCTCAGGAATTATCCAAATTGCCATCATTCAAGTTATCATGCCTGATCATGTCTCGGCTCGGAAGATATGAATTCATATACAGTGCATACATTTTCTGTGTCAGAAGAAGATGAGATCCTAGTCCACCAACTATACATatatctgtctttttttttttaaagtttttttgaTGTGTCACTTACATCATTGACATATACAGTTCATTTGGGTTGAATGGGAcctggaagaaaagaaaggaagagaaaagacaGCTGGGTTTTCCTCTGCTTGAGAGATTTTTTAGGGAAGAAGAGAGTTCAAAGGAACAGATTTCGAAGGATGAACTTGGCCACCACAGTTTCAAAAACTCTCTCCAAATTGGagagaattgaagaaaaagcaaaaagaagcCTGTTATAAGTTTTCAAAATGCGATATATCCTTGAAATACTATAGATTAAAACTTTATTAACATATATATCCTAAGACTTACCATTTGTTTGTTAGACACCCAAACAAGATAGAAATCTATCTTCTTTTCTCTCATAACTTAAGCTTTCTCTTCTCTCCTAAACTGCCAAAGTAACTGATATAGATGCAAACTACAACTTTAAATATGGGTTAAGTATAAGGTATTATCTCATAATGAAGCATTCCACGCTTAATTATAAGTACACTTGTGTCATCTGTGGTTTGGTTCAGAGGCGTGCATGTcttaattaacaaaaaaatcTTATATCCAAATGAAGACGTTCTATAGCCATATGAAATATGC
This sequence is a window from Coffea eugenioides isolate CCC68of chromosome 7, Ceug_1.0, whole genome shotgun sequence. Protein-coding genes within it:
- the LOC113777694 gene encoding histone chaperone RTT106-like → MEILASSFDETMTFNVVNPGVLTCAGEAVVLLAAAVVSALVKTSLVVLTQEYLNLLRNKPKMRGDTETYCPCKQLDAEGGDGEDDDDDDEDDGEGEEDLSSEDGDDFGSNPNNNKSNPKKGPGAGGGSGGAEENGEDDDDDDDDDGEDDQDEDDDDDDDGGDEEEDGGEEGEEEVVEEEDEEEEDDEEEEALQPPKKRKK